Proteins encoded together in one Planctomyces sp. SH-PL14 window:
- the dnaG gene encoding DNA primase: MSEDFTNDFREIVRDRTDIVQLIGESVALIPAHGGREYKGLCPFHDDHNPSMMVYPQRQSFRCWSCQTGGDVFTFVMEREKVTFPEAMEILARRANLALPERSKRSNSTSGPDKPALYEALLWAQEVFHSTFLKDPSAEKARDYVRSRGLTDETVRQWKIGYHPNSWDWLLLQAKGKFAPPQLLAARLIGERENGQGHYDNFVDRVLFPIHNERGQPVAFGGRVYPGGVDTGRGKYWNSPESEVFLKRKMLYGFHHARDVIQKSNTVLVTEGYTDCIACHQHGVKNVVATLGTALTDQHVTVLKRFAQKVVLLYDGDEAGQKSSERVIESLLAEDVDLRVLSLPGECDPDEYLREEGADALRALVESAPEAWEFKLRVVERRYSLRTIDGRQRILDEMLQLLAAAPKMSRHIREDLLLSSLAHRLNLPDGRVRERYNEIRQKKADGRPETPGTVAAPKISEAVSRLCSRGTNPDNRAECELLGFLMISPELSPFVEKAVSPEQIRHPALQALLKYVVDFSTSHPGATYESLMTQLDDPDLKRLVVWLDELAQALELGRKLREGGVDQTDGCPRFLRQALDAFVWRQEQQSYKQRTALPSSSTGEGTPTPDELLRQAQQFHQRRATKKTGV, from the coding sequence GTGTCGGAAGATTTCACGAACGATTTTCGTGAGATCGTGCGCGACCGGACCGACATCGTCCAACTCATCGGCGAATCCGTCGCGCTCATCCCCGCCCACGGGGGACGCGAATACAAGGGGCTGTGCCCGTTTCATGACGACCACAACCCCAGCATGATGGTCTACCCGCAGCGGCAGAGTTTCCGCTGCTGGTCCTGTCAGACCGGGGGGGACGTCTTCACGTTCGTCATGGAACGGGAGAAGGTCACCTTTCCGGAAGCGATGGAAATCCTGGCGCGGCGGGCGAACCTCGCACTGCCGGAACGATCGAAGCGATCCAACTCAACCTCCGGTCCGGACAAACCGGCACTGTACGAGGCCCTGCTGTGGGCTCAGGAAGTTTTCCACAGCACTTTTTTGAAAGACCCCTCCGCCGAGAAGGCACGGGACTATGTTCGTTCACGCGGCCTCACGGACGAGACCGTTCGGCAGTGGAAAATTGGTTACCACCCCAACAGCTGGGACTGGCTGCTACTGCAGGCCAAGGGCAAGTTCGCCCCGCCGCAGCTGCTCGCCGCCCGCCTGATCGGGGAACGGGAGAACGGACAGGGACACTACGACAACTTCGTCGACCGGGTTCTGTTTCCGATTCACAACGAACGGGGACAGCCCGTCGCCTTCGGGGGACGCGTCTACCCCGGCGGAGTCGACACGGGACGCGGTAAATACTGGAACAGCCCGGAGAGCGAAGTCTTCCTGAAGCGGAAGATGCTCTACGGATTCCATCACGCCCGTGATGTGATCCAGAAGTCGAATACGGTTCTCGTCACGGAGGGTTACACGGACTGCATCGCGTGCCATCAGCACGGGGTGAAGAACGTGGTTGCCACCCTCGGGACGGCCCTGACGGATCAGCACGTCACCGTCCTCAAGCGGTTCGCCCAGAAGGTGGTCCTGCTTTATGACGGCGACGAGGCTGGACAGAAAAGCTCGGAACGGGTGATCGAAAGCCTCCTGGCGGAGGACGTGGACCTGCGGGTCCTGTCGCTGCCCGGGGAATGCGATCCGGATGAATACCTCCGGGAGGAAGGGGCCGACGCCCTGCGAGCCCTGGTGGAATCCGCCCCCGAGGCGTGGGAGTTCAAGCTCCGCGTCGTCGAGAGGCGGTACAGCCTCCGCACAATCGACGGCCGGCAACGGATCCTGGACGAGATGCTCCAGCTCCTTGCCGCCGCACCGAAGATGTCCCGGCACATCCGGGAAGACCTGCTGCTCTCGTCGCTCGCCCATCGGCTGAATTTGCCCGATGGCCGCGTGCGGGAGCGCTACAATGAGATCAGACAAAAAAAAGCGGACGGCCGCCCCGAGACCCCTGGAACCGTGGCGGCCCCGAAGATTTCGGAGGCCGTTAGCCGCCTGTGCAGTCGGGGAACGAACCCGGACAACCGAGCGGAATGTGAGTTGCTTGGGTTCCTGATGATCAGTCCGGAACTCAGCCCTTTTGTGGAAAAGGCCGTTTCCCCCGAACAGATCCGGCATCCGGCCTTGCAGGCGTTGCTGAAATACGTTGTCGACTTTTCAACCAGTCACCCGGGAGCCACCTACGAATCGTTGATGACCCAGCTCGATGATCCGGACCTCAAGCGTCTGGTCGTCTGGCTGGATGAGCTTGCCCAGGCTCTTGAACTGGGCCGGAAGCTCCGCGAAGGCGGAGTCGACCAAACCGACGGCTGTCCCCGTTTCCTCCGGCAGGCCCTTGACGCATTCGTCTGGCGCCAGGAACAACAGTCGTACAAGCAACGGACGGCATTGCCGTCGTCCTCGACTGGCGAAGGAACGCCGACGCCCGACGAACTTCTTCGTCAGGCGCAACAGTTTCACCAGAGACGTGCCACCAAGAAAACTGGCGTGTAG